The genomic segment TAGATATAGTCATCCATTATTTGATGGAACTAAAACGATACGTACAGTGAAGAAGTTTGTATCATATGCTGCCCAGAAGAAAATGACTGTCATCATAGCTAAGTAGCTCCCGAGAATGATCCCCGTGGTAAAAATCTCAGCCAACTTCCAGCTGTCAGGTAAAGGAGATGGTTTCACTCTATCCTTAGATATTGTCATTATAGTACCTGGGTCAAAATTAAAGCTTCAGAATTACCAGAGCATACTTCCCATAATGGCTAATCTTTCCATGTGCACTGCACTAGTGTGCTTCTTTAATACATAGGTAAAAGGACAGAAGTTCGCCATGATTAATCTATAGAATCTAGAGTAACAATACAAATTACAAAGACTGGATAGCAATCGTACATGCGTGGTTTAACTGGCAAGGATAGTTGAAAAATGAAAGGAGGGAGCAAGGGGAAAATATTTACCATCATTCAGTATGGCAATTATCAGAACCATGAAAGGTGGGAAGTCAAACTTCCATATAAGTGCAAGCAGCATGAAACCAAGCTGTATACCAAAAGTTATATCAGAGGACAGGATTATGACTAAATCACTGTCAAGCCACCGTAGTTAGTAAGTATACAAATTCAGAAACTTACAACTATACGGATTGTGATAGAAACGGCATAAATCTGCATGATAAAAAACAAGCTTATTAAGAGAGATTTGCCAGACTTATGCAACATAAGACGGCAGAGTAGGTGATGATTGTGAATAAAgggaaatgattgaaaattgccTGGTTATAGCTAAATGAGGTAGTCTACATACTGAAGTGGAAGAGGTAAAAGAAACGGCCCCAATCCCCAACCCAGAAAAAACGAGTAGACTGGTCTTCTTGCCAAGAAGATCAATTATAAAAACTTACCGTATAATTTTTCATCCTCTGAAAGATAGCTCGACTAGTTAGCACAGCACTAATGATAACACTTAGGCCAGGTTCAGTCAGGACAATATCAGATGCGCTACGAGCAGCATCAGTTGCATCGGCAACAGCTATGCCAATATCAGCTTTTTTGAGAGCAGGGGCATCATTCACCCCATCACCAGTCATCCCACAAATATGTTTCATGGCTTGCAAGCGTTTGACAATTTCGTATTTGTGCTCTGTAAATGCGAACTTGAATcagtaaaaatattaaattaagtaAAGACATATTTATTCTCGTAGAATATGGTGCTGGCACTATTAGAATAGTGTGCTTGTAATTCATCATCAAGAGAAAAAGAACCGTACCTGGGAAAACGCCAGCAAAACCATCAGCCTTTTCAATTAACTCATCGACGGGCAAGGCAGCAATTGACTCGTCTTTGTTGTGCCCTAACAAAGAAGATGAAGGATACATGTTGGTTCCCATCCCCAAACGTCGCCCTGTTTCCTTCCCTATCGCGAGCTGATCACCTGATGCAAATCAAATATGAATCATTTCGAAATACCAACTGGAAGTACACCCGAACAAGATAAAAGTCGTCAGAAACCCTAAATGCCAGATAGTGCAAATGTGCAATAACGAGTGGAGAAACTACTTAAGTCAAAACTTTCAAAACAACTAGGTTAAAACCAACGTCACGACACAAACTGCAAATTTCACAGGTCTGAGAACTTCTATTTTGATGCTACGTACCTCCAACCAGAGAAAATATGCCAAGACACCGAGAGTCGGTACTTAAACCCTAAGGAAATAGGTAACCGACATACAGAGTTCAATAATGAGTTAAGAAGCACCAAATAAACATTTCCTCGTAATGAACCCTGAACCACAATCTGCCTTGCCATCAGTTCGGTGGCTTCTGATCGAGAGCAGGAAACAAAAAAATTCCTTAGGTATAAAAGATCCTAAACTAAAACGACCATTGATAAGTTATTTCTTTTAGAAATTTTGTATCAAGTGGCGTGGTGGTTGGGGGGAACTAATTAAGATAAACAATTAAAGACAAACAAGGAGATTACTGATATCCAACGAGGAATTTCACTAGATCTCTGCTAGAAAGTGATAGACCAATCAATTAAACATTGCCGATTCATTCCAACTCTTACTTGGCAAATCATTAACCAAGGCACATAGGCAGCAAACGTTCTTGTAAAACTATACGCTCACCAGTTATCATCTTCACATTCACACCAAGATTCAGAGCCCTTCTGATTGTCTCTGCACTATCATGTCTGGGAGGATCAAAAAGTGGCAAGAGTCCTATAAATTTCCATGGACCTCCGGGACTCTCCTTCCTTCCTTCAGGAACTTCCTGAAATACAATAAGGCTGTCAAATGAATGAAAAGAGGTAGGACTTATTTACAGAACAGTATTAGCGTAGAACTAAATATTAATCAGAGAAAACAGGTCACCTGATATGCTACTGCAAGAGATCGTAACCCGCGCTCAGCGAACTTATCAATCACAGAATGAACTCTACGTTCTATCTCAGATTTGTTATGCGCAAGATGTAAGATCTAGAAGCAAAAAGGTGCAGCTAATCAGAAAAGTATTTAGCAACACGTAGCATTTGGTTGTCAGATTTTTTATTATACCTGTTCAGGGGCACCCTTGCTGACTCGATGCCAATTGCCTTCACTATCGAAATATGTCAAAGCAGTACGCTTATCAGTTGGATTGAATGGTAAGAAGTGAACCTCGTGAATGCCCGCCCTTGCCTGTTTCAATATATTAGAAGCAGAGGAAAAAATTCTCTTAAACATTGTAGATCAAAATGTAATCTCCTATAAAATCATTCTCACAAGGATGTAATTTAATGTCTTCGTACCTCTTTGGGGTCTGCCAGCATTCCTACAATGGCAGCATCAATGGCATCTTGGTTTTCCAGCCGAGAGGCCCTGGCAGCCATTAGAACAACTGTATCTACATCCACTCCTTTAGAAAAGACCTACAATCATAAATGAAACTAAGGAATTAAAAACAGGCATTGAAACGCCCAGTCCATTCACATTCGATAGACAGTTTTATCGACCTCGATGAGATTTTTGTCAACTGTAAGTTTGTTCAATGTCAAGGTTCCAGTTTTGTCACTGCAAAGCACATCCATGCCAGCCATTTCTTCGATTGCTGTCATTCTTTTAGTGATTGCCCCCTGATAGAATAAACTATctataaatataaaaacttcGAACTTAACACTTTCAGCTTCAACGAAAACATCAAAGCCATTGTACCTGCTGGGACAAACGGTGTGAACCAATTGCCATTGTAACAGACAACACTGTGGGCATTGCAATTGGAATTCCTCCAATAAGGAGCACAAGCAAATTATCAATTCCTGGACGATAAGGGCGGTGTTGGATTGGGTACATCACAATGATTTCAATGATCATCCCCACGGCAATAGAACATATGCAGAAATTTCCAATGGCAGTCAAGACCTTCAGCAAACAGAAACCAACGATTAACACCAAGTTCCGAACAAAGTAGTAGTGTGCAGAAAATGATGAATTTACCCACTAAATTGGATTGGAAACAAATACGGCAAAATTTGCCTAAAACAAATAACATAAACATATGAAATGAATAGATTCCCATAGTTTCAGAGTAATATCAATGTTTCAATCGTGGTGTTGAGTGAAGCAATTGGATTTATAATCCACACCTTCTGAAAATGCCCAACTTGATTAGTGGAGTCCACAAGGTGGGCAGCTTTTCCGAAGAAGGTATGTACACCAGTGCCGATGACCATTGCTTCTATCTCCCCTTGTTTGACTGTAGAACCTGCGTATACGCCATCCCCGGGGCCTTTTGTCACGGGAAGGGATTCCCCTGTTAGAGCAGACTGtaacaaaaaatagaaaataatcaGGTGGCCGACATAAAAGGTAAAAGAACTAACAGAATTACAAGTATAAACCATAAGAAAAGGCATATAAGCCACAGCAGGACCTGGTCAATTTTCAAAGGATCGCCCTCTAAAAGTCGAGCATCAGCTGGAACAATATCTCCCAACTTTATGCTAACTATGTCCCCTGGAACAAGAACGGCGGCATCTTCCTCAACCCATTGCCCATCTCGAAGAACCTTCACATTTGTCATTAAAACATACTTTCAATTGAATGAAATCATTGTAATTTATGCATAATTTGTacataaaattacacaaaacaCGTTATGCAACTAGACCAGATAACATTTAACCACCTTCGCTTTTGGAGCAAGGCGAGCCATGAGGGCCGCAGCAGCATTTCCAGCATTGTTTTCCTCAATGAAACTAATGGTAGAGTTGATTAAAAGAAGAGTAATGATACCAACAAAATCCTGCCAATCTGGTGGTTTCCCCTGCAAATTACTCCCCAAGTAattaaatgcataaaactgAAAAAATGTATTGCAAAATATTAAAATTCCTCAAATATTGACGTTTTTTTCCCCCAAAATAGGCTTGTCAAAACTGCAAACCAGCATtgacaagaaatcaaatgccaAAAAAAGGGGGGAAAAAACCGACACACATACAAAAATAGTTTAATTTCAAACGGGCAAATAAGTCACTCCAAGAGAAATGAAAAACAAAACCAAAAGAAAAAACATTTCATATTGTAACAACCACCGGAGTAGCAAACGATTATTAAAATTCATACTatgttgtttaacattattcaAACAGAACCGTAATAAAGAAACTCAACTACAACTTTGTTTGTTGCGCAGTACATAGTCAAATTAAGCAACGGAGAACACCACACACACGAACAACAAAAAGTAGCAATTATTAAATAAGAAAAGCACTAACTCCTCCATTAGCGAGAGCAATGGCCATAATTGCCGCAGCTTCCATCACCCATGACAACGGGTTCCACATAAACCCTAAAAACTTCAGAACCTTACTCTCCTGCAATTATCCACATTTTTCCCGCCcaataaacaagaaaaatacGTGACAAGTAGAaataataacttaaaattaaagttttaaaaaaaaatttaaaaattgaaaaactGACCTCCTTTTCTTCGAGCTTGTTGTGACCAAAAATTTCGAGCCTTCTGTTAGCATTCTCAGACGATAGCCCCTCTCTCGTGCATCTCAGATTCTCAAACACCTCTTCGATCGGTATGTTCTCCTGCCACCGTAGTATCcaccaaaataaaataaaataaaaaacagcGGCAACATGCAACGGAGAATAcagaaaacaaagaaaaaaacaAAGTAAATCCAAAGTCCAACCAAATCCACGGCTTCTCTCTTCAGAGCCTCCATAGCTTCATCCTTCGCCGCCATATCTACATCAAAAAAACACAAAACAAACCAAATTGAGATGAAAAAATACAGTCTGGAGTAAAGTGCGTACGCcaaaatgaaacttaaaaatctcACTGAATCTGGAGAGGAAAAAGCGAAGGAGCGGAGAAGGAATGTAGGAAGGGTGGGTTGGAAATAGGAATTTGGAAGGAATCAAACGGTTGTGGAGTGCTCAGCATATATATTCGCCCCACCTCTCGGGCACGCGCTGACGCGCGCCCCGTGTCGCGTGGTGGAAAAGGGGGAATATATGGGTGGAACAGACGATTTTCCTTTCTGGAACAAAGGTTTTCTTGATTTTGTGTGACCTGTAATTATAATGGTCGTGTACATGTACTTGTCAAGTACAGCCCCATTCAActattctttttctttttctttttcctgactttcaaaaaagaaaaacaaatattCCTTTTTTTACTATctacaaattatatttattttttaatataaaattttaataagtaacaaaataattttatcttttaaattaaAGAGAGTTTTGGATTATCTTTTAACTACACGGAATCGATTTCAATGAAACCctcttattaattaattattattaaaaagtaaAATATTCCGGTTTAATTTTtggataaaaatatatttatacgcagattttttttttttcgaaggAAAAGTTTCAAGATAAATAATATTCAGAAATTTGATTTGCACAATAACGGTGTTTCGAATacataataaattatatttgtaAATGAATTAGGAAATATAAATTATCACATgcttattaatttttaatttgtttaTTTGTTATCTTATACTATATATTATAATTGGACCTAAAAGAGATAAATGAGTGTTTTGGCATATTTTCCAGAATTccgatatatatatttttagtatAATTTTTGTGATACAgtcttaataatttattttcttgAGACATATCaactttatccatattaaaaataaaagtaatatttttagggtatgtttggttgagtggattaaatatttatcgttaaaattttaagttgttaataatcattttgactcggtttaagatctaattttatggataactatttgattaatataatttatattttttaaaaaaatccttATAAAAAAATCACATATACAAATACACAAGATACAAATGTTACTTTACATGtggcatataaaatatattgtttACTAGCGTCCCGTTCCGTCCCGTCACCCCCCACCCTCCACTTAAATATAAAAGTGACACTATTtcgtatttatttaatttaaatacgcAAAATAATGAAGTGGGTCATAAATTGGAATACGATGTAAACTTTCCTAACTTATACCAATTTGTACGAACATTAAATGTTTCCCCAATGTTTTGGGCAATTTTACTCTCCATCGATTGCATAGAATTGCAAATATCAACATTTAAATTTGATACTCAATTATTGATGTTGAAGTAGTTTTTATGCTACGAAAAAGTCTCTTgtgcaaaaaaaaaatcgatttctttgaaaatgatataatcgataattttatatttaagataTTCCCAACACACATGTGGACCAGAAAATATATGGCCAAAAGCTTAATATCTAAATTAAGCACATACGTGTAAGTTAGTCCGATTTTTGAGTCCATTGAGGCGGTACGATCAATTATTTTACATTAATTAACGATTGAGAGCTTATTGTGTTATACGATCCATTCAtttttttcgaattttaaatgattttctttttaaattttcgTTGACAAATAATCTTAAACTTATATTTACACATTGCAAGAGAATGATTGCTCattttttatttacaaaataagGCATAACACTTAATATTCAAGTCCGAACTCGAGCTATATTGAAATCGagtattaaatatatatatatatatatagaaaaaaaccctttaaatttttaaataaataaattacatTAACAaaatgttcaagtatgtattcTATGATAAATTTAAGAGGAACGTGGTACAAATTTTCGCGTGTGTCATGAGTAAATCAAGTTCTTAACCACCTACTTGTTGTCTTATTCAAAAACCCAAATATTTAAACttgaatattatataattaacttGTTGAAAGTTCAAATGGAAGATAGAGGAAGGTTTGAATTTTTTAGAAATTCCAATGTCTAAGAAGTTTCGgactttattaatttaattaactaGACCTCGTCTTATGCGCATGTCACTCTTGTATGCCGTGTAGGTctattgtgagacgatctcacaaatttttatctgtgagacgtgtcaaccatatcgatattcacaacaaaaaaaataatatttttaacataaaaaataatatttttcatggatgattcaaataagatatttgacccacaaaattgatctgtgagacggtctcacaagagTTTTGTGATTATATGCCATTGTATCTCGTTGTTGGTAACCTGAacctttaattattaattttaaaaagtacATTATTCTTGGCCGGAAAAGTTTCCCGCTTTTTGGTTCGTGTGTATAATAGTTCGATCGTGAGATTGTGGATGAGAcgtctaatttaattatttttttagataTTATCATTATAATAAAGTTTAAAATATAAGAGGGTACGGTAAAATTGTATAATTGTTTAAATAATCTTTGGATACTTTTAACTATtcgattttttataaaaaagtaTTTCTTTTATTAGAATTTTTAAATCATCATAGTCAACTAGTCAAATCACGATTATCGAGTGATTTGAGCGGCCACATAAATAATTGTTGCTTTGGCCTTTTCCACCCAATGAACCAAAACTCGGTTTTGCAGtcataataataatgatactaATAATGAAGAAAAACATGGTCATTTGTAGTCCTACCTATGTGGGCATTACTTTCAGTTCATTTTAATGAGTAAGATCTtgctatatatataatttttttttgaaaaagtgGGTTCTATATATACATTGTCAAATCTTGACCATCCATCATATCATGGTGGCAATGCTCAGAtgagtaggatgaaataaatCTATTTATAGGTATCGCATAAGCCACCATAGGAACCAAAATAATATATTCAAAAAAATCTATAATAATCACAATAGAAAGAATTAATAATTGGGAAatggaattttcgaaaataataaaaaaattcatgtcaAATCAACTTTAATTTTGAATATAAACTTCAAATAATTAACCTAATAATTATAGTCATTCTCAaacattatttcttttttttatcactcatcaaataaaaaaaaagccaAAGTTTTAGGATTGTGCAGAAGTGGGAATAAATGAATTAGATGTTTGTAAACAAGATGAAGCAGTgattaaattaaactaaaattttacataaaaaaaacgTGTAAAAGAGCACATAATTTTGGAAAGgggattaaaaaaaaataaaaaaaatccattTTATCACCGAGTTGCTTCCTGGGAGCTTCCGAGAAATGTAAGAAAAACCAAACTCTCACATCTTTGCGTTGATGAATCAGTACTTTCCGTCGTACTATCATGACTTCATGCGTTTCCAACCTTTGAAATTATCGAGAatcaaataatttaaaagtaTGCATTAATTTCTTGGCATTTATTTTTCAACAATCAACCATTTTTTATTGTATTCCTTTTATTCGAATCCACGCTTTTCCAATACCACTACACCACGAAGGTGGTGAGGAGTCCTTTTACATGGATTCTTAGGTCAGTGCATTTGACAAGTATTCTTGAGTTTCTTTCTCGTCTCATCTCGTCGACGTTTACAATATACGTTGAATTTTTTGGaacaaaataattaaagaatatGTCTTTTGTAAGACGTTTTTACGAATTCATATACGTGAGACGGATTGTCCCAATCCATTTTTAAAGTCAAAAGTAATGTTTTTGACATAAGATTTGTGTTAAGACCGAGTTTATGTGATAAATCAATTGGTAAATATGGGAAAAGCTTTGTCCAAATTTTGACGCCAACTAAGATCCAACCAACAAATTTttaatattgaataatttacgtatgagatgatatttttattcaaaatcaagGGTAGTGCATAACCAATACTTCCACTCAAACGCGTATGTTGcaataatttatgtttttttgtatcttaaaaaatgataattttgaataaaatccaaaaagaaaaatcaaatgaaaaAACTTTAGAGAATAAATCATCTTTTTAGTCTTTTTGTGTTGTGACTCACCAAACTTGCTTTTTAATAGAATCCAAGCCCAACAAAAAATACGTGTTAAATCGGATAATATTCCCcttcaaaaaataatataaaataaaagagATAATAATCCATCCATTTCATCATCGCAACGCCTAAATTTGATCAAAATTTGTTTACATTCAtatgtttttacacacacacacatatatatatatatatatatatatatatatatttatatatgacaaaaacttgtgtgagactgtctcacgagtcgtattttgtgatatagATATCTGATTTGGGTATAGATTCCATATTTGATATCGCGGTACtcaaagtaaaataatataaaatatcataatttttaaatttattggacacgaaataaatataaatattattttttaaaaaaaaactttataaTTGAATGGATTTTTTGGGTGAGATTTGGACAACGAATTAGTATTTTTTTAGTATTAGTTAAACAAACCAAAACGACTTCCACGCGGATCTCACTTTAATATTGACTAAATGTAAATGAAGTGGGTAGAGAGTTCGTGAATTTATTATATCGTATATtataatggcaaaaacttgtgtgagacggtctcacgggtcgtatttgtgagacggatctttatttggataatccatgaaaaagtattactttttatgctaagagtattactttttattgtgaatatgagtatgattgacccgtctcacagattgtgatccgtgagacggtctcacatgagacctactctattataattatataattcaTCATGATCCCATGAAGCCattatttagtgaataacaatGTTCTCGtaaatatttaatcatataCAAAACTTATGTAAAACTCTCATATTTTAATTTTGTGAAATTAATCTCGAATCCAACCTgaatcatgaaaaaatattacattttatacCAAAAGTATTAATTATCATTGTAAATATGAATCGAGTCAATCTGTCTCATATATATAGATCCGCGAGGAACGTACCATAGGTTATCTTGATCTTGGGCTCTCTCAGTGGGCTTTTTCTCATCTTGGGTTCCCACTAGGGCCTTTTCACCACGGGCTTTCCCATGAATCATTACCCAAGATAAGAAAAGACCTCCCGAGGGAgaccaagatcgggatagcccatGTCTTTTATTGTACCGACCATGCTCAATTGATATCAAGTCTCTTTGAACTATGTATTTTTGCCAGAAGGTCATGAGTTTGAGACTTAGGGAGGTATCGCTCCACCAACCTGACGTGGAGAGTGTTATGAGTAATGACGCATGAGAAAGCTCGTGAAGGAAAAAGCCTAGTGGGAACCCGGGAAAAGACCTCCCGAAAAAGCCCAAGATCGAGATAGTTCATGGTCGTCACAGTATCACAAAAGACTCACTCCTATAATACAGAGATACGATCTCAAATCACAATACAAACCACAcaagaaataatcagatggcTCATGAAATCGTGTGACGATGTTTACAATCTCTGAGTAGTTTTGTGTGGTTGGATGCAATTTCGTTATTTTGTAAGTctatttaaacaaaataaatacttTTTGATTATCTAATTAcatgttattattattaaaaaaataacaattaaACTCATTACTCAATTTTTTTAGAACGTATGGAAAtgtgaattattattattattattatattgtatatataaCAATTATTTTGCAGTTGGGAAGATCATTTATTAATATGCAGACAAGAAATAGTAAAAGAGAAAGAGAGTCAAATCGATAATGAGCATCACACAATATGTGAAATTTGACTTGGATTGCTGCTGCGACaattttgatttataaaatcttgattttaatttatataaatatattttaaataaaatatttgaaattttgatttataaaatcTTTTCTTTGGATGAACacgtttttaaattaattttaaaactattaGTTCTTGACTCGGGgatttcaaatattaaaaataatcatttttatttattatatacatTTCGAAGTTAAATCAGATTATCATTTCGCATTCTTTTCAGCAGAAAAGATTTCAAATGTATCGAGAGATAATATTGGAGAATAATCAATTTTGGAATAACAAACCTGTGCAGAAGACTTcggatttgaaaaataaataagaaaattgTTGGGTTAGAATATAGATCTCAAGTCTCGTCCTAAATTTGGGCCAAGAAAATACCGTGGATTTAGAAATCGGAATAGCCCAAATTTATCTATCCACGACTAAACGAAAAAATGAACAGAGTCAATTTACGAGCTGAttcgaaaaatatttgatttatttttaaacttaacgaattaaaaccaaactcaaaatatttgaaatttttttcgaATAGAACTCGagtcaaattattttatttgatagtcttaatattttattaacataatacaattattatatattaaaaaaaaaaacgatatAAAGTACAAGTGTGTATGTATCAAACGTCTCGGACAGTATACCACAACAGATAAATAGAAACATGACAAATAACTAATAACACATTAGATACATGGACATGTATATAAATGAATCACGATCAAAGTCGTGAATGAAGAAAGGATCAACCATACATACAGTCCTCAACATCCAACGATACTCGCTCATGGGACCCTAGCATTGCATGACGGGAGGGGGACAGGGGCGCTTCAAGTCCAAAGACGCCCTCAAGTTGAGCCTCTAAATAAACCATGTTGCCGCATGAAAAGGCACAGCGAAGGAGCCATCTTCTTGATTCAGTATCATTTTTTGGGAATTTCTTCAGCTTTACCCTTTGTGGATTGCTTCGAAGATTTTCTGGGTGGTTGATATTTGCATTTAGGGGCCACAAGTGAATGCTAATTGAAAAGAAAGagaagaaagaaagaagaaacgaGCTAAAATCAACTACTCACTTCACAGCATTGCTTCCATGCTTGTGAAATGGCCAAAGATTGACCAGGCGTTCTAAAACCGCGGAGTTTTTGGAGAAATAGCCTGTAAAACCATGAGGAATCGAGGGTGGAGGGAAATCTTCGGCTGGCATAGCAAATGGACGAACCATCTTCTCCATCATCTCTAAGGTCAAATATGATCTCAAGTCTTGCAACCTCTCGGGACCCATTATTGGCAATGTATGATCCTGGCGCAGTGTAGATGCCTTGCTATTTTTTCTCTGCAAAAAATATTAGCTGGCTACTAGTTCTAATTTGGAATCAAACAGATTGGATATCAATATCACGTGATTTTATTGTTAATCAGCGCAGTGTAAATGCCTTGCTATGTTTTCTatataaacaagaaaatattAGCTGACTACTAGTTCTAATTTGGAATCAAACAGATTGGATATCAACATCACGTGATTTTATTGTTAATCAGCAGATTCCTACAACACTTGCCGCGTATATATTCACCAACATAAAGAAATTCTGGTCTTAAACAAGATGGGATTTATTATAGTTTGAAATTCTGGTCTTAAACAAGGTGGGATTTATTATAATTTGTAACTCCTTGGGCATTGTATCAGGAGTGTATGCCTTCATCGTAGAACCGCAGAAATCAATTGTTGTACTATTTGTTCCCTATTCTACTTTTACAAAACTCAACATGAGTTTGCTTTCAACCAAAGACTACTCACCATATTAGCACTAGAAAGCAACATAGACATGGTATTTTCAGAAAGGGTTGTGAAGTACCTCCAAAGGAGAGAGATCAGCGCCGC from the Primulina eburnea isolate SZY01 chromosome 3, ASM2296580v1, whole genome shotgun sequence genome contains:
- the LOC140826514 gene encoding plasma membrane ATPase 1-like codes for the protein MAAKDEAMEALKREAVDLENIPIEEVFENLRCTREGLSSENANRRLEIFGHNKLEEKEESKVLKFLGFMWNPLSWVMEAAAIMAIALANGGGKPPDWQDFVGIITLLLINSTISFIEENNAGNAAAALMARLAPKAKVLRDGQWVEEDAAVLVPGDIVSIKLGDIVPADARLLEGDPLKIDQSALTGESLPVTKGPGDGVYAGSTVKQGEIEAMVIGTGVHTFFGKAAHLVDSTNQVGHFQKVLTAIGNFCICSIAVGMIIEIIVMYPIQHRPYRPGIDNLLVLLIGGIPIAMPTVLSVTMAIGSHRLSQQGAITKRMTAIEEMAGMDVLCSDKTGTLTLNKLTVDKNLIEVFSKGVDVDTVVLMAARASRLENQDAIDAAIVGMLADPKEARAGIHEVHFLPFNPTDKRTALTYFDSEGNWHRVSKGAPEQILHLAHNKSEIERRVHSVIDKFAERGLRSLAVAYQEVPEGRKESPGGPWKFIGLLPLFDPPRHDSAETIRRALNLGVNVKMITGDQLAIGKETGRRLGMGTNMYPSSSLLGHNKDESIAALPVDELIEKADGFAGVFPEHKYEIVKRLQAMKHICGMTGDGVNDAPALKKADIGIAVADATDAARSASDIVLTEPGLSVIISAVLTSRAIFQRMKNYTIYAVSITIRIVLGFMLLALIWKFDFPPFMVLIIAILNDGTIMTISKDRVKPSPLPDSWKLAEIFTTGIILGSYLAMMTVIFFWAAYDTNFFTSVFGVQTLEKKFHPHYRKLASAVYLQVSIISQALIFVTRSRSWSFVERPGLLLIGAFLAAQLVATLIAVYANWSFSAIEGIGWGWAGVIWLYNVVCYIPLDIIKFIIRYVLSGRAWDLVFEQRIAFTRKKDFGKEERELKWAQAQRTLHGLHAPETQFGERSNYSDLNQIAEEAKRRAEMARLRELHTLKGHVESVVKLKNLDINTIQQSYTV